A single window of Streptomyces cathayae DNA harbors:
- a CDS encoding RNA polymerase sigma factor SigF, with protein sequence MEDIMSPRLDASRTQKATSTLPPEHLAPIEQDDMGVAPDDGLLAGLPEIPPYDEVDPVDARALSKSLFERLESLEEGTREYSYVRNTLVELNLALVKFAASRFRSRSEPMEDIIQVGTIGLIKAIDRFELSRGVEFPTFAMPTIIGEIKRFFRDTSWSVRVPRRLQELRLDLAKAGDELAQRLDRSPTVAELAERLGISKDEVVEGMAASNAYTASSLDAQPEENDIEGALADRIGYEDHGLEGIEYVESLKPLIAELPPRDRTILSLRFVAGMTQSEIGEELGISQMHVSRLLSRTLARLRKALTVEE encoded by the coding sequence ATGGAGGACATCATGTCACCCCGGCTCGACGCATCGCGTACCCAGAAAGCGACGTCGACACTCCCTCCGGAACATCTGGCTCCCATCGAGCAGGACGACATGGGTGTCGCCCCGGACGACGGCCTCCTCGCCGGCCTCCCGGAGATCCCCCCTTATGACGAGGTGGACCCGGTCGACGCGCGGGCGTTGTCCAAGAGCCTCTTCGAGCGGCTGGAGTCGCTGGAGGAAGGCACCCGCGAATATTCGTACGTACGCAACACGCTCGTCGAACTGAACCTGGCCCTGGTCAAGTTCGCCGCCTCCCGGTTCCGCTCGCGCAGCGAGCCGATGGAGGACATCATCCAGGTCGGCACCATCGGTCTGATCAAGGCCATCGACCGCTTCGAGCTGTCGCGCGGTGTGGAGTTCCCCACCTTCGCGATGCCGACCATCATCGGCGAGATCAAGCGCTTCTTCCGTGACACCTCGTGGTCCGTGCGCGTACCGCGCCGGCTGCAGGAACTCCGGCTCGACCTGGCCAAGGCCGGCGACGAGCTGGCCCAGCGGCTCGACCGGTCCCCGACCGTGGCCGAACTGGCCGAGCGCCTGGGCATCTCCAAGGACGAGGTCGTCGAGGGCATGGCGGCGTCGAACGCCTACACCGCCTCCTCGCTGGACGCGCAGCCGGAGGAGAACGACATCGAGGGCGCGCTGGCGGACCGGATCGGTTACGAGGACCACGGACTCGAAGGCATCGAGTACGTCGAGTCGTTGAAGCCGCTGATCGCCGAACTGCCGCCGCGCGACCGGACGATCCTCTCGCTGCGCTTCGTCGCCGGGATGACCCAGTCGGAGATCGGCGAGGAGCTGGGTATTTCACAGATGCACGTCTCCCGGCTGCTGTCGCGCACGCTGGCGCGGCTGCGCAAGGCGCTGA